Proteins encoded in a region of the Pseudomonas syringae KCTC 12500 genome:
- the prmC gene encoding peptide chain release factor N(5)-glutamine methyltransferase yields MTIIASVLRSAELPDSPTARLDAELLLAAALGKPRSFLHTWPERIVSTEAAVAFAGYMERRRKGEPVAYILGQQGFWKLDLEVAPHTLIPRPETEMLVEAALELVPAFAPAQVLDLGTGTGAIALALANERQQWKVTAVDRVPEAVALAERNRQRLQLNNAEVFESHWFSGLQGRQFDLIISNPPYISDADPHLSAGDVRFEPSSALVAGSDGLDDLRTIIEQAPAHLNADGWLLLEHGYDQGPAVRELLIRQGFERIQTRRDLGEHERITFGCKPC; encoded by the coding sequence ATGACCATCATCGCAAGTGTACTCAGAAGCGCCGAGCTTCCCGATTCACCCACTGCACGGCTTGATGCCGAGTTGCTGCTGGCGGCAGCGCTGGGCAAACCGCGCAGTTTCCTGCACACCTGGCCCGAGCGCATCGTCAGCACCGAAGCCGCAGTGGCATTCGCCGGCTACATGGAGCGCCGCCGCAAAGGCGAGCCGGTCGCTTACATCCTCGGCCAGCAGGGCTTCTGGAAACTTGACCTAGAAGTCGCTCCGCACACGTTGATCCCGCGCCCCGAGACCGAAATGCTGGTCGAGGCGGCACTGGAACTGGTGCCTGCCTTCGCGCCGGCTCAGGTGCTGGACCTCGGCACCGGCACCGGCGCGATTGCGCTGGCGTTGGCCAACGAACGCCAGCAATGGAAGGTCACCGCGGTTGACCGTGTGCCAGAGGCCGTCGCCTTGGCCGAACGCAATCGGCAGCGCTTGCAACTGAACAACGCCGAAGTCTTCGAAAGCCACTGGTTCAGTGGCCTGCAAGGTCGACAGTTCGACCTGATCATCAGCAACCCGCCGTACATCTCCGACGCCGATCCGCATCTGTCGGCTGGCGACGTGCGTTTTGAGCCGAGCAGTGCGCTGGTGGCCGGTTCCGACGGGCTGGATGACTTGCGCACGATCATCGAACAGGCGCCTGCACACCTCAACGCGGATGGCTGGCTGCTGCTGGAGCACGGCTACGATCAGGGGCCTGCGGTGCGTGAGCTGCTGATTCGCCAGGGCTTCGAGCGCATTCAGACCCGCCGTGATCTGGGCGAGCATGAGCGCATCACCTTCGGATGCAAGCCGTGCTGA
- a CDS encoding molybdopterin-synthase adenylyltransferase MoeB, giving the protein MLSDQELLRYSRQILLQHVDIDGQLRLKQSRALIVGVGGLGSPVALYLAAAGVGELHLADFDHVDLTNLQRQIIHDTQSIGQAKVDSAIARLTAINPEITLVAHRTALDTDSLGAAVQAVDLVLDCSDNFATREAVNAACVAAGKPLVSGAAIQLEGQLSVFDPRRADSPCYHCLYGHGSEAELTCSEAGVIGPLVGLVGSLQALEALKLLAGFGEPMVGRLLLIDALSTRFRELKVKRDPACSVCGPASVQDEDV; this is encoded by the coding sequence GTGCTGAGTGACCAGGAGCTGCTGCGCTACAGTCGCCAGATTCTGCTGCAACACGTTGATATCGACGGCCAGCTGCGACTCAAGCAAAGTCGTGCGCTGATCGTGGGCGTCGGCGGGCTTGGCTCGCCGGTGGCTCTGTATCTAGCCGCCGCAGGGGTCGGCGAACTGCATCTGGCGGATTTCGATCACGTCGACCTGACCAACCTGCAACGCCAGATCATCCACGACACTCAGAGCATCGGACAGGCCAAGGTAGACTCGGCCATCGCCCGGCTCACCGCGATCAATCCCGAGATCACCCTTGTCGCTCATCGTACGGCGCTGGATACCGACTCACTGGGCGCGGCGGTGCAGGCTGTCGATCTGGTGCTGGACTGCTCGGATAATTTCGCCACCCGCGAAGCGGTCAATGCCGCCTGTGTCGCTGCCGGCAAGCCGTTGGTCAGCGGGGCGGCCATCCAGCTCGAAGGGCAGTTGTCGGTGTTCGATCCGCGTCGTGCGGACAGCCCTTGTTACCATTGTCTGTACGGGCATGGCAGCGAAGCCGAACTGACCTGCAGCGAGGCCGGTGTCATCGGGCCGCTGGTCGGTCTGGTTGGCAGCCTGCAGGCGCTGGAGGCGTTGAAACTGCTGGCCGGCTTCGGCGAGCCCATGGTCGGTCGGCTGTTATTGATCGACGCCTTGAGCACGCGTTTCCGTGAACTGAAGGTCAAGCGTGACCCGGCGTGCAGCGTCTGCGGTCCGGCCAGCGTGCAGGACGAGGATGTTTGA
- the murI gene encoding glutamate racemase: protein MFDVHMSHGSDAPVGIFDSGVGGLSVLNEVRQLLPSESLLYLADCGHIPYGEKTPEFIIERCLTIAGFFREQGAKALVVACNTATAAGVSHLRQRYPDWPIVGMEPAVKPAAEATRSGVVGVLATTGTLQSARFAALLDRFANDVRVVTQPCPGLVELIETGDLLSPQIRQLLQHYVEPLLAARCDTIILGCTHYPFLKPLLREMLPESVTLIDTGAAVARQLRRLLARSGLLASGVSRDTVYWSSDIPDNFRKILPFLSQSVGNVRSFRL, encoded by the coding sequence ATGTTTGACGTGCATATGAGCCATGGCAGCGATGCACCGGTCGGAATCTTCGATTCCGGGGTCGGTGGTCTGTCAGTGCTCAATGAAGTCCGTCAGTTGTTGCCCAGTGAGTCGCTCCTGTATCTGGCGGACTGCGGACACATTCCCTACGGCGAAAAGACTCCCGAATTCATCATCGAGCGGTGCCTGACGATTGCCGGGTTTTTCCGCGAGCAGGGTGCCAAGGCGCTGGTCGTCGCCTGCAACACGGCCACGGCAGCAGGTGTGTCGCACCTACGTCAGCGCTACCCGGATTGGCCGATTGTCGGCATGGAGCCAGCGGTCAAACCGGCTGCCGAGGCGACCCGCAGCGGCGTTGTCGGTGTGCTGGCGACCACCGGAACGCTACAAAGCGCCCGCTTTGCGGCCTTGCTGGACCGTTTTGCCAACGATGTGCGGGTCGTGACCCAGCCGTGTCCCGGGCTGGTCGAACTGATCGAAACCGGCGACCTGTTAAGCCCGCAAATCCGTCAGTTGCTGCAGCACTATGTCGAGCCATTACTGGCAGCGCGCTGTGACACGATCATTCTGGGCTGCACGCACTATCCGTTTCTCAAGCCATTGCTGCGCGAAATGCTCCCCGAATCGGTCACCCTGATCGATACCGGAGCCGCGGTGGCGCGGCAACTGCGGCGTCTTTTGGCGCGGTCCGGCCTGCTTGCCAGTGGTGTCTCCCGAGATACTGTGTATTGGTCTAGTGACATACCGGACAATTTCAGAAAAATCCTACCTTTTTTGTCGCAAAGCGTCGGCAATGTGAGAAGCTTCCGTTTGTAA
- a CDS encoding acyloxyacyl hydrolase encodes MKRLFCLAVIAAALAGQASIAQADGVEFSVGQTGESTMTYRLGVQFDWDKTWLQSDIGRLTGYWDGAYTYWDGKDYKDNHSLSFSPVLVYEFGNGNVKPYLEAGIGVSVFSNTQVEDRKFGSAFNFEDRIGFGLRFAGGHEVGIRATHYSNAGIKEPNDGIESYALHYKMPF; translated from the coding sequence ATGAAGAGACTCTTTTGCCTGGCCGTGATTGCGGCCGCTTTGGCAGGGCAAGCTTCAATCGCGCAGGCTGATGGTGTTGAGTTTTCGGTCGGTCAGACCGGCGAGTCGACCATGACTTATCGTCTGGGCGTGCAGTTTGATTGGGATAAAACCTGGCTACAAAGCGACATCGGTCGTCTGACCGGCTACTGGGATGGCGCTTACACCTACTGGGATGGCAAGGACTACAAGGATAACCACAGCCTGTCGTTCTCCCCGGTTCTGGTCTACGAGTTCGGCAACGGCAACGTCAAGCCATACTTAGAAGCCGGTATCGGCGTCTCGGTGTTCTCCAACACTCAGGTTGAAGACCGCAAATTCGGCTCTGCCTTCAACTTCGAAGACCGTATCGGTTTTGGTCTGCGCTTCGCGGGCGGGCATGAAGTCGGTATCCGTGCGACCCACTACTCCAACGCCGGCATCAAAGAGCCGAACGATGGTATAGAAAGCTACGCACTGCACTACAAGATGCCGTTCTGA
- a CDS encoding YkgJ family cysteine cluster protein: MAGSPRRQTLGRTALNATLIPLAVIHGEEPAVTCSTCAACCCQLEVMLITDTGVPERYIDTDEWGGEVMLRLDDGWCAALDRNTMMCTIYEKRPLICREFEAGAEDCLNERKGIATAYL, encoded by the coding sequence ATGGCTGGCAGCCCGCGCCGCCAGACACTCGGGAGAACCGCTCTGAACGCTACACTCATTCCGCTCGCAGTGATCCACGGCGAAGAACCGGCAGTCACTTGTTCGACCTGCGCAGCCTGCTGCTGCCAGCTGGAAGTGATGCTGATCACCGACACGGGCGTGCCTGAGCGTTACATCGATACCGATGAGTGGGGTGGCGAGGTCATGCTGCGTCTGGATGACGGCTGGTGCGCTGCGCTGGATCGCAACACGATGATGTGTACGATCTACGAGAAACGCCCGTTGATCTGTCGTGAATTCGAAGCGGGTGCGGAAGATTGCCTGAACGAGCGCAAAGGGATTGCGACGGCTTATCTTTGA
- a CDS encoding DUF2878 domain-containing protein — protein MLKSIANALLFQIGWFACVLGGNSFWLLIAVGVLAVHFLWISSWAAEGRLILTVTLIGIVLDSALMTLGVFDFGTGGYLLPLWLALLWAVLGTTLNHCLAWTAKPLWRAVVLGAIGGPMSYYAGSQLAQVHLPLGVWPGMLVLGLVWAGVFPLLQWLAARAARHSGEPL, from the coding sequence ATGCTTAAATCTATCGCCAATGCGCTGTTGTTTCAGATCGGCTGGTTCGCCTGCGTATTGGGCGGCAACAGTTTCTGGCTGCTGATCGCTGTCGGCGTCCTGGCCGTGCATTTTCTGTGGATCAGCTCATGGGCAGCCGAAGGCCGGCTGATTCTGACCGTGACCTTGATCGGAATCGTGCTGGACAGTGCCTTGATGACACTCGGCGTTTTTGATTTCGGCACGGGCGGCTATCTCTTGCCACTGTGGCTGGCGCTGTTGTGGGCGGTGCTGGGCACCACGCTCAATCATTGCCTGGCCTGGACAGCGAAGCCGCTATGGCGCGCAGTCGTGCTGGGCGCTATTGGCGGTCCGATGTCGTACTATGCCGGCTCGCAATTGGCACAGGTCCACCTTCCCCTCGGAGTGTGGCCAGGCATGCTGGTGCTGGGCCTGGTCTGGGCGGGTGTATTTCCCCTGCTGCAATGGCTGGCAGCCCGCGCCGCCAGACACTCGGGAGAACCGCTCTGA
- a CDS encoding SAM-dependent methyltransferase — MKSSSSSFSANLGTNGLTANLLRRGVLRQLAGLRNGQLVIVERGERHVFGKNGALIQAEIHILDSAAWGMVASNGSIGAGEAFIHGYWTTPDLTAVVRVFVSNLDVLDAMEGGMARLTRPLIHALHWLNRNTREGSQKNIAAHYDLGNTLFEQFLDPTMMYSAAQFLSEDDTLEQAQLNKLERICQKLALKPTDHLLEIGTGWGSMAIYAAQHYGCQVTTTTLSKEQFAYTERRLIELGLQDRVTLMLTDYRDLTGEYDKLVSIEMIEAVGHRFLPTYFKQCANLLKSNGMMLLQAITIREQRYAQAKSNVDFIQRYIFPGGALPSVAKMLDIVGSDTDMNLLHMEDFGLHYARTLRLWHDNFKDAHGKLAELGYDEHFLRLWEFYLCYCEGGFLERTIGTAQLLLAKPEALREPLLGRFNA; from the coding sequence ATGAAAAGCAGTAGCAGTAGTTTTTCTGCCAATCTGGGCACCAATGGTTTGACTGCCAACCTCCTGCGCCGAGGTGTGCTGCGGCAACTCGCAGGACTGCGCAACGGCCAGTTGGTGATTGTCGAACGGGGTGAGCGCCATGTGTTCGGCAAGAACGGCGCGCTGATTCAGGCTGAAATCCATATTCTGGACTCGGCAGCCTGGGGCATGGTCGCCAGCAACGGTTCCATCGGTGCGGGCGAGGCCTTCATTCACGGCTACTGGACGACACCAGACCTGACGGCGGTGGTCCGGGTGTTTGTCAGCAATCTGGATGTGCTGGATGCGATGGAGGGCGGAATGGCGCGCCTGACCCGCCCGCTGATTCACGCACTGCACTGGCTCAACCGCAACACACGCGAAGGCTCGCAGAAAAACATCGCGGCCCACTACGACCTGGGCAACACGTTGTTCGAGCAGTTTCTCGACCCGACGATGATGTACTCAGCTGCGCAGTTCCTCAGCGAAGACGACACGCTGGAGCAGGCGCAATTGAACAAGCTCGAGCGCATCTGTCAGAAACTCGCCCTGAAACCCACCGATCACCTGCTGGAAATCGGCACCGGCTGGGGCAGCATGGCTATTTACGCTGCGCAGCACTACGGCTGCCAGGTGACCACCACGACCCTGTCCAAGGAACAGTTCGCCTACACCGAGCGACGGTTGATCGAACTGGGCCTGCAGGATCGGGTGACGCTGATGCTGACCGACTACCGTGACCTGACCGGTGAGTACGACAAGCTGGTGTCCATCGAGATGATCGAGGCGGTCGGCCATCGCTTCCTGCCCACCTACTTCAAGCAATGCGCGAACCTGCTGAAAAGCAACGGCATGATGCTGCTGCAGGCGATCACCATCCGCGAGCAGCGTTACGCACAAGCCAAAAGCAATGTGGACTTCATCCAGCGTTACATTTTTCCCGGTGGCGCGCTGCCCTCGGTGGCGAAGATGCTCGACATCGTCGGCAGCGATACCGACATGAACCTGCTGCACATGGAAGATTTCGGCTTGCACTACGCGCGCACCCTGCGCCTGTGGCACGACAACTTCAAAGACGCTCACGGCAAACTCGCCGAACTGGGTTACGACGAGCATTTCCTGCGCCTGTGGGAGTTTTACCTGTGTTACTGCGAAGGCGGCTTCCTGGAGCGGACCATTGGCACCGCACAACTGCTGCTCGCCAAACCCGAAGCGCTGCGCGAACCCTTGCTTGGCCGCTTCAATGCTTAA
- a CDS encoding DUF1365 domain-containing protein encodes MNSALYSGWISHRRFAPRAHEFTYRIGLLYLDLDEQDSVLGLSPLAGRGRFAPFSFRERDYLPELTGQGLTLIEAVRERVSKALGRTPSGRVCLLTQARSWGLSFNPVSFFYCHEADGTLAGILCEVTNTPWGERYSYVLPATGEGHQHFAVAKAFHVSPFLPRDLEYRMSFSQPAERIGVHMADWQGELKMFDATLNLTRQNLNRKTLHRYLIAYPWMTAKTCLAIYWQAMRLLVKRIPIFSHQAADGEYRAAAVQSKDSLHEKQ; translated from the coding sequence GTGAACAGCGCCCTCTACAGTGGCTGGATCAGCCACCGGCGGTTTGCACCGCGCGCCCATGAGTTCACCTATCGGATAGGCCTGCTCTATCTGGATCTGGATGAACAGGACAGCGTGTTGGGGCTCTCCCCACTGGCAGGCCGGGGGCGTTTTGCGCCGTTCTCGTTTCGTGAGCGAGACTATCTGCCAGAGCTGACCGGGCAAGGGCTGACGCTCATCGAGGCGGTCCGCGAGCGGGTCAGCAAAGCATTGGGGCGCACTCCCTCGGGTCGCGTCTGCCTGCTGACCCAGGCACGCAGCTGGGGCCTGTCGTTCAACCCGGTGAGTTTTTTCTACTGCCATGAGGCCGACGGCACACTGGCCGGCATTCTGTGTGAAGTCACCAATACCCCGTGGGGCGAGCGCTACAGCTACGTGCTGCCCGCCACGGGTGAAGGCCATCAGCATTTTGCCGTGGCCAAGGCCTTTCATGTTTCACCGTTCCTGCCACGTGATCTCGAATACCGCATGAGCTTCAGCCAGCCCGCCGAACGGATCGGTGTGCACATGGCTGACTGGCAAGGCGAGTTGAAGATGTTTGACGCCACGCTCAATCTGACCCGCCAGAATCTGAACCGCAAGACGCTGCATCGCTATCTGATCGCTTATCCATGGATGACCGCGAAAACCTGTCTGGCCATTTATTGGCAGGCCATGCGCCTGTTGGTCAAACGCATACCGATCTTTTCCCATCAGGCCGCTGACGGCGAGTACCGTGCTGCCGCCGTGCAATCCAAGGACTCACTCCATGAAAAGCAGTAG